ATGAACCGCATGGGCGAGAACCAGGAGGGGATGTGGGACGAGTGGGACGGGTTCTTCTACGACCTCCTGCACCTGCCGGACGGAAGCGCCACCCGCCTCAAAGTGCGGACCCTGGTGGGTCTCCTCCCCCTATGCGCCAGTACCGTCTTCGAGCCGGATGTGCTCCGCGGAATGCCCGCCTTCCTGGAGCGCGCAAAGCGGTTCAATCAGAGCCATCCGCTGCTCACCGCCAACATCACGTCGCCGGCCCGGGCCGGGTTCCAGAATCGCCGCCTTCTCTCCCTGGTAAACGAGGAGAGGCTGCGCCGGATCCTCGCGCGCATGCTGGACGAGAGTGAGTTCCTCAGCGACTTCGGGATCCGCTCTATCTCCCGGGCCCATGCCGAGAACCCGTACACCTTCATCCTGGACGGCCAGGAGTTCGATGTCACCTACCTGCCGGCGGAATCCAACACGAATATGTTTGGCGGGAACTCGAACTGGCGGGGACCCATCTGGTTCCCGATGAACCTCCTGATCATCCGGAGCCTGCTCAGCCTGTATGCATTCTACGGAGACAGTTTCACCATCGAATGCCCCACAGGCTCTGGGCGGTGGATGAACCTCTATGAGGTGGGCGAAGAGATCAAGCGCCGGCTCGAACGCATCTTCCTCAGGGACGAGACCGGGCGACGCCCGGTCTTCGGATCTGTATCCAAGTTCCAGGAGGACCCGCACTGGCGGGATTACATCCTGTTCTACGAGTACTTCCACGGCGACAACGGTGCCGGCCTGGGCGCGAGCCACCAGACGGGCTGGACCGGTATCATCGCGCGGCTCACGCAGTTATTTGCGTATATGACTCCGGAAATGCTCCTGACACCGGAAGGCAGGCAGCTCGGGTATATGAAAAGGGCGGGTGCTACTCCAGCGGCTGCGGAGGCGCCGCCGACGGCTACGACTGCTCGATGAAGCATCCAAACCCCCCCACCATTTTTCATTAAAAAAGTTCGAGAAGATCTCAGAGCGAGTCTCTGGAGTTCGGTTTTTGCAGCCTTCGCCACAGCGACCGGGCGGGTAACTCCCGTCACCAGGATGTACCGCCAGAGGACAGCGGCCAGGACGGCGCCGATGAGGGGTGCGACCCAGAAGAGCCAGAGCTGCATCAGCGCCTCGCCGCCGACAAAGACCGCCGGTCCCAGGCTCCGCGCCGGGTTGACAGAAGCGTTGGTCACCGCGATCATGACGATACGCACCATCGACAGCGCCAGACCAATCGGCAGAGCGGCAAATCTCCTCAGTTCCTCGATGCCTGTCACCGCCATGATTACGAAGACGAACAGGAGCGTCATCACCACCTCGACCATGAACCCGGATGCAAGGGAGTAGCCTCCCGGCGACAGCGCACCGTATCCGTTCTGACCGAGCCCGTCCACGGCGAGCGAGTAGGAGGGGTTTCCCACCGCGATGGAAAGAATCACTCCGGCAGCGATGATGGCCCCGATGCACAACGATATAGATGATCGCCTCCCACGCCGGCATCTTGCCCGCCATCAGCACTCCCACCGTGACAGCGGGATATGGCACCCGGAAACGTCGCCGATGGCATAGACCATCGCAAGAAGAGCCAGTCCGAAAGCCAATGCCACGCCGAGATTCCCGACCACCGCCCCGCCAAGCACCGCACTTCCGATCCCGATCAGCACTGCTGCAGAGGTTCCGAACATTTTTTCAGCAGCGTATTTTTCCAATCCATTCCAACCATATATCTTCATCTCCGCGATACCTGGAGGCATCCGGAATTCTCGCCGCGAAGGGGGATTCCCCCGAATGAGGGAAGTGCATACGCATGTGCTGGAGAGTTGCTACTGGAACGCTCAGCACACGGAACTATCGCGTGCGGTTTTTTAAATGGATGCCACAGCGTGTGGAAGGTCACAGGGTCGGATACATATTGAGCGCTCCGGTTACGCCGTTAACCCCCTGCGCAAGCGGAAGAGATCGCATACAAATGGATTATGGTTCAACGGAATTGCAGAATCGAGAGCGGGCGTACAGTCCCCGATCGTGACATCCGCCAGGATCGATGGCAGGGGCGGAATGGTGCATTGCATACCGGTTCAGGGGGGCTGCAGGACTCCTTTTGGGCAGTGCGGGATGCACTGGTCGCACCCCCCCCACTTCGCCGCGTCGATACTCTTTGCAGCATCCCCCTACTATTGTGCACCCGCATCGGTCCGCTCGCCTGGCGGGACGACAGGCCATCGAACTACACCAGGAGGGTATAACTGATGGGGGTACCGAAGGAGTATGCGTAGCTGCGGGAGAGGTGGATCGGGGACTGGCGCTTCCGGGTGACCCGTCAGATGCCCGACGGATTCTCGCCGGTGGGAGACGGGGCCATGCAGGTCCGCGAGCTTCCTGGGGGGATCCGCCCTGGAGGCGCTGTACCGCCTCGGCTTTGCGGGAAGAGAGCCGTATGAGGAGTACGAGCTCTGGGGATACGATCATAGGGAGCGGAAGATCCACGTCTGCTGCGTGAACTCGCGGTACGCCGTGATCGCGTTCAGCGGAGAGTGGAAGGACAAAGCGGCCATGATGCTGATGGGCGAGGATACAGAGGAGAGGAGCCGCGTCCGCCAGGAGTTCACTTTCACCTGGCGATCGCGGGACGAGGTCCGGGCCCGCCAGGTGACCACGGTGGACGGGAACGAGGAGGCGGTCTCCGAGTTCGTCATGACCAGACGTTCTGGGTCATGACATCCCGTGATCCGGCACTGACCCGTCCCTGCCGGGAGGAGGGCCTCACCCTTTCCTCCGGGTCGCGGCCGGTCCTCCTTCGGCACCCTCGCGAGCACATCCCCGCCCGATTCGTCGCCATTGCCCACCTGTGCCGCCGCCGGACCTGCCGGGCATGCGCGATGCGGCATCGAGCATATCCAGAATGCCGTATAAAAATTACGGTTTCCGTCCGCACGCTGCCGACATTGCGTTCTCCTTCCGGCAGCACTCCCGACTTCGTTGTGCAGCACCTTTGCGCCTCGGTATCTCCATCCCGCCCGAAATGCTCCAGCCCCCCCTTGCCCGGCAACCCCCTGCAGCAAGGGGATCGACGCCGCAGATTCGTTCATCGCATTTCTCCCGACAGCAATCGCTGCGACACTTCGGTCAGCATCGGGTCGGGGCTCGGCAGTGATAAAAAGAGATAATTCGGATGCGGTGACGGGAGAGAACCAATTCGCAACAGTTATACGCGGTCATGGCGGATCCTCCCCCTGAGGAACGCATCGTGGCTGAAGAGGGGATGGAGGAACGAGGATCCAGCGAGGAGGAGGTCTGCGGCATACCGAGCGAGGTGCCCTTCCTCATCGGATGTCTCAAGAGCGAGCGGCTGAATATCCGGTGGAGTGCGGCAGAATCGCTGGGGGAGCTCCGGGATCCGCGCGCCGTGGAGCCCCTCATCGAAGCGCTGGGAGATCCCTACGTGGACGTGCAGTGGAAGGCAGCCCAGGCGCTGGGGAGGATCGGAGATCCCCGGGCGGTCGAGCCCCTGATCGCAGCCCTGCGGGGAGGAGAGCACTGGCTGCGGCGGGGTGCCGCCTGGTCTCTCGGGAGGATCCGGGATTCGAGGGCGGTCGAGCCCCTGATCGCAGCCCTTCAAGATCCCAGAGGAGATGTGCGGAAGGTCGCGGCGGAAGCCCTGGGGAGGATCGGGGATCCCCGGGCCAGGGACGCGCTCACAATGGCGCTCGAGGATCCGGATCAAAACGTCCGGAAAGAGGCGCAGAAAGCCATTGAACGCCTTGAGAAGAAGCAGTAAAGGCAATACAATCGCTTGAGAGCCTGCCAGCGGCAGGGGCATGATCGCGTCGTGGCGTTGTCTTTACTCCCGGAGCGTAGAGATGTTCCGATCCCTGCGGGACGTTCCACCGTGCAGCCACCGACAGGACGTCCGGATGCCCCCCGGCGGTGCGGCGCGAATGGATCCCGGCAGGGGATCGATCCATGGCTCTTGGATTCGTGGGAGGGGGAACTTTATCATCCCTCGTGCGCATTTTTCTGGTACTGCTACTCAGGATCCCCGCATGCCGGCACCCCCAGGAACACCCGAGCGGCAACGAGCCTCCAGGCATGAGATCCCCGCAGATGGGGAGCAGTTCGTTCGAGAGAGGGCGCAGCAGCTCCAGAACGAGAACGCCGCGCTGCGACGCGAGCTGGAAGCCCTGCGGGAGAGCAGGGAGCGATACAGATCCCTGGTAGAACAGTCCCCGGACGCCGTTTTCGTCCACGATCTCGAGGGGCAGCTCCTCTATGCGAACCCGACAGCCCTCCGCCTCACGGGCGTGCAGGACATCCGCGAACTGGAAGGCCGCTCCGCGTTCGCCGCGCTGCCCGCGGAAGGGGTGGGTGTCGCCCGCGCGGGCATCCAGGCGCTGATGCGGGGAGAGTCCCTTCCGCCCATTGCAATGCCCGTCCAGTTGCCCGACGGCAGCCGTATCTTCGTCGAAGCGATGGCAGCCATGATCGAGTATGGAGGGCGTGCGGCGGTTCAGGTGGTGCTGCGGGACGTCACCGAGCGCAAGAAGGCGGAGGAGGACCTGCGCGAGTCCGAAGCGCGTCTGCGGCTTGCCACAGAATCCGCCGGCATGTTCGGATGGGAGATAGA
This genomic interval from Methanomicrobiales archaeon contains the following:
- a CDS encoding HEAT repeat domain-containing protein, encoding MADPPPEERIVAEEGMEERGSSEEEVCGIPSEVPFLIGCLKSERLNIRWSAAESLGELRDPRAVEPLIEALGDPYVDVQWKAAQALGRIGDPRAVEPLIAALRGGEHWLRRGAAWSLGRIRDSRAVEPLIAALQDPRGDVRKVAAEALGRIGDPRARDALTMALEDPDQNVRKEAQKAIERLEKKQ